One Spinacia oleracea cultivar Varoflay chromosome 4, BTI_SOV_V1, whole genome shotgun sequence DNA segment encodes these proteins:
- the LOC110792642 gene encoding hypothetical protein At1g04090 gives MFGCDCFQWNRRLEYQELGQSPEPFSLPASLPQWPQGEGFATGKICLGELEVAKITKFESVWSCNPSRRNKNTKGVTFYRPVEVPDGFFCLGHYCQSNDRPLWGFVLVAREVKESSKLPALTRPLNYALVWSSECGFIWLPNAPTGYRAMGLLVTDTPVEPSVNDIRCVRLDLTETCEACDMILDDDFTVWETRPCRRGIFGRGVCVGTFFSCTYGINEEDVVTTACLKNRDPSLNAMPNVEQIHALIKHYGPTVYFHPDEIYMPSSVKWFFDNGALLYENGIRDGERIDSEGSQLPKNGFNDGNYWIDLPKDEEKREYVKRGNLESAELYVHVKPAFGGAFTDIVMWVFCPFNGPATLKVGLANFSLARVGEHVCDWEHFTLRVSNFTGELWSVYFSEHSGGKWVDATNLEYINGNKPIVYSSKCGHASYAHSGTYLLGPYKLGIGVRNDVAKSKYFVDSSSKYKIIAAEYLGDGVVEEPCWLQYMREWGPTLMYDARSEIDKVMNHLPIFVRFSMENLLDIFPTELYGEEGPTGPKEKDNWFGDERW, from the exons ATGTTTGGGTGTGATTGTTTTCAATGGAACAGAAGATTAGAGTACCAAGAACTTGGCCAATCACCTGAGCCCTTTTCTTTGCCTGCTTCTCTTCCACAGTGGCCTCAAG GTGAAGGTTTTGCCACGGGAAAAATATGTCTTGGAGAGTTAGAGGTTGCAAAGATTACCAAATTTGAAAGTGTATGGAGTTGCAACCCATCCCGTagaaataaaaatacaaaaggCGTAACATTTTATAGGCCTGTGGAAGTCCCGGATGGATTCTTTTGTCTTGGTCACTATTGCCAATCAAATGATCGTCCTTTATGGGGATTCGTTCTTGTTGCAAGGGAGGTTAAAGAATCATCAAAACTTCCTGCTTTAACAAGACCGCTGAATTATGCATTGGTTTGGAGCTCGGAGTGTGGTTTTATTTGGTTGCCTAACGCTCCAACAGGCTATAGAGCCATGGGCCTTCTGGTCACTGATACACCCGTTGAGCCTTCAGTTAACGACATTCGTTGTGTTCGATTGGATTTAACGGAAACTTGTGAAGCGTGTGATATGATACTTGATGATGATTTTACAGTTTGGGAGACTAGACCTTGCAGAAGGGGTATTTTTGGAAGAGGTGTTTGTGTTGGAACATTTTTTAGCTGTACATATGGAATTAATGAAGAAGATGTAGTAACCACGGCATGTTTGAAGAATCGAGATCCATCCTTAAATGCAATGCCTAACGTGGAGCAAATTCATGCCCTTATCAAGCACTATGGACCAACCGTGTACTTCCACCCCGATGAGATCTATATGCCCTCTTCAGTGAAGTGGTTTTTTGACAATGGAGCACTCTTGTATGAGAACGGGATAAGAGATGGTGAGAGAATTGATTCAGAAGGTTCACAACTTCCCAAGAATGGTTTCAATGACGGAAATTATTGGATAGATTTACCAAAGGATGAAGAGAAACGAGAATATGTCAAGCGTGGGAATTTAGAGAGTGCGGAGTTGTATGTTCATGTAAAACCGGCTTTTGGTGGTGCTTTCACCGATATTGTAATGTGGGTTTTTTGCCCATTCAACGGGCCTGCTACCCTTAAAGTCGGGTTGGCAAATTTCTCATTGGCTAGAGTAGGGGAGCATGTATGCGATTGGGAACATTTTACTCTTCGTGTGAGCAACTTCACGGGGGAGTTATGGAGCGTATACTTCTCAGAACATAGCGGGGGTAAGTGGGTTGATGCTACAAATTTGGAGTACATCAACGGAAACAAACCGATTGTTTATTCATCAAAATGTGGTCATGCTAGTTATGCACATTCGGGAACTTATCTCTTGGGCCCGTATAAGCTCGGGATAGGGGTGAGAAATGATGTTGCTAAAAGTAAATATTTCGTGGACTCGAGTTCTAAGTACAAGATCATTGCTGCTGAGTATCTTGGAGATGGCGTTGTTGAAGAACCGTGTTGGCTTCAGTACATGAGAGAGTGGGGACCGACATTGATGTATGATGCACGTTCTGAGATTGATAAAGTAATGAATCATCTTCCCATATTTGTAAGATTCTCAATGGAGAATTTGCTGGATATTTTTCCAACTGAGCTTTATGGCGAAGAAGGACCAACAGGACCCAAGGAGAAGGATAACTGGTTCGGAGATGAGAGATGGTGA